From Mucilaginibacter rubeus, a single genomic window includes:
- a CDS encoding Crp/Fnr family transcriptional regulator gives MKEIKGKCDVSNCYLCNHCSKDWAIAITSHKKNYEVKKGQHIFIEGEPVTRIYFVYSGKIKTHKRWDAEKELIIRFAKPGDILGHMGLGNEPVYPVTTTALENSVICSVDLAFFESSLNVNPKLTYSLMKLFANELQESEKRMRNLVHMPVKERIALALLNLKKQFGTTEDGYIDIELSRQDLSSFAAVAYETLFKVMNEFQNSSLIATNGKSIKLLNEAELKAMTIDKVQL, from the coding sequence ATGAAGGAAATAAAAGGTAAATGTGATGTAAGCAATTGTTACTTATGCAACCATTGCTCTAAAGATTGGGCTATAGCAATAACTTCACACAAAAAGAATTACGAAGTAAAAAAAGGGCAGCACATTTTTATTGAAGGAGAACCTGTTACGCGGATCTATTTTGTTTACTCCGGTAAAATAAAAACACACAAACGCTGGGATGCCGAAAAGGAACTGATTATACGGTTTGCCAAACCCGGTGATATACTCGGTCATATGGGCCTCGGCAATGAACCCGTATACCCGGTAACTACAACCGCCCTTGAAAACTCGGTGATCTGTTCCGTCGATCTCGCTTTTTTTGAATCGAGTTTAAACGTTAACCCGAAACTCACCTACTCGTTGATGAAACTATTCGCCAACGAATTGCAGGAATCTGAAAAAAGGATGCGAAACCTGGTGCATATGCCTGTTAAAGAAAGAATTGCACTTGCTTTGTTAAACCTTAAAAAACAATTCGGCACTACCGAAGATGGCTACATCGACATTGAACTATCCCGGCAGGACCTTTCCTCGTTCGCGGCAGTCGCCTACGAAACTCTGTTTAAAGTAATGAACGAGTTTCAGAACAGCAGCCTGATCGCGACAAATGGGAAGAGTATCAAGCTGCTGAATGAAGCCGAACTTAAGGCCATGACAATTGATAAAGTCCAGCTATAA